One segment of Drosophila mauritiana strain mau12 chromosome 3R, ASM438214v1, whole genome shotgun sequence DNA contains the following:
- the LOC117144673 gene encoding organic cation transporter-like protein produces the protein MGYDEAITHLGDFGRYQKIIYFLICLTSIPVAFHKLAGVFLLAKPDFRCALPFENGSSYELPTHLLNLSYPQNERCSYYDVDYTEEYLNGSIPRSSNDTKTCSRYVYDQSKYLNSAVTEWNLVCGRDFMAATSDSLFMLGVLLGSIVFGQLSDKYGRKPILFASLVIQVLFGVLAGVAPEYFTYTFARLMVGATTSGVFLVAYVVAMEMVGPDKRLYAGIFVMMFFSVGFMLTAVFAYFVHDWRWLQIALTLPGLIFMFYYWIIPESARWLLSKGRKDCAIANMQKAARFNKVEISDEALSELLDEGENSEEKAKQKLEDQELDEGPPPSVWDLFCYPNLRRKTLLIFLDWLVTSGVYYGLSWNTNNLGGNVLLNFVISGAVEIPAYIFLLLTLNRWGRRSILCGCLVMAGLSLLATVIIPERMHTLMIACAMLGKLAITASYGTVYIFSAEQFPTVVRNVALGAASMVARISGMMAPFLNFLATIWKPLPLLICGSLSLAAGLLSLLLPETHNKPMLETIADGERFGKKTKGDVYLETGQELRAPEVQPLKGSGETNGSTIANGH, from the coding sequence ATGGGCTACGACGAGGCCATCACCCATCTGGGCGACTTTGGACGCTACCAGAAGATCATCTACTTCCTCATCTGCCTAACATCCATTCCAGTTGCCTTCCACAAGCTGGCCGGGGTGTTCCTGCTGGCCAAGCCGGACTTCCGGTGCGCCCTGCCCTTCGAGAATGGAAGTAGCTACGAGTTGCCCACCCACCTGTTGAACCTATCGTATCCGCAGAATGAAAGGTGCTCCTACTACGATGTGGACTACACGGAGGAGTACCTGAATGGCAGCATTCCACGGAGCAGCAACGACACCAAGACCTGTTCCCGCTACGTTTACGATCAGAGCAAGTATCTCAATAGTGCCGTGACCGAGTGGAACCTGGTTTGTGGCAGGGATTTCATGGCCGCCACCAGTGATTCGCTCTTCATGCTGGGCGTGCTCCTGGGCAGCATTGTGTTTGGCCAATTGAGCGATAAGTACGGTAGGAAGCCCATCCTCTTCGCCTCGCTGGTCATCCAGGTGCTGTTCGGCGTTTTGGCTGGAGTGGCTCCGGAATATTTCACGTACACGTTCGCCCGGCTGATGGTGGGAGCCACCACTTCCGGAGTTTTCCTGGTGGCCTATGTGGTGGCCATGGAAATGGTGGGTCCGGACAAGCGCCTTTACGCCGGCATCTTCGTCATGATGTTCTTCTCCGTGGGATTCATGCTGACTGCGGTCTTCGCCTACTTCGTCCACGACTGGCGCTGGCTGCAGATTGCTCTAACGCTTCCCGGACTCATCTTCATGTTCTACTACTGGATCATTCCGGAATCCGCACGCTGGCTGCTCTCGAAGGGACGTAAGGATTGCGCCATTGCCAACATGCAGAAGGCGGCGCGATTCAACAAGGTGGAGATCAGCGATGAGGCTTTGAGTGAGCTGCTCGATGAGGGAGAAAACTCCGAGGAGAAGGCCAAGCAGAAGCTGGAGGATCAGGAGCTGGATGAGGGACCACCGCCCTCCGTGTGGGATCTCTTCTGCTACCCCAATCTCCGCCGCAAGACGCTGCTCATCTTCCTGGACTGGCTGGTGACCAGTGGCGTGTACTATGGTCTCTCCTGGAACACCAACAACCTGGGTGGCAATGTGCTGCTCAATTTCGTCATCTCGGGAGCCGTGGAGATACCGGCCTATATATTCCTGCTGCTGACCTTGAACCGCTGGGGCCGGCGATCGATCCTGTGTGGCTGCCTGGTGATGGCGGGTCTCAGTCTCCTGGCCACGGTCATCATTCCGGAGCGAATGCACACCCTCATGATCGCGTGCGCCATGCTGGGCAAGCTGGCCATCACGGCGTCGTATGGAACCGTTTACATATTCTCCGCCGAGCAGTTCCCAACCGTGGTGAGGAATGTGGCTCTGGGCGCCGCCTCCATGGTGGCCCGGATCAGTGGCATGATGGCACCGTTCCTGAACTTCTTGGCCACCATTTGGAAGCCACTGCCGTTGCTCATCTGCGGATCCCTGTCCTTGGCAGCCGGATTGCTCTCCCTCCTGCTTCCGGAGACGCACAACAAGCCCATGCTGGAGACCATTGCGGATGGCGAGCGCTTTGGCAAGAAGACCAAGGGAGATGTCTACCTGGAAACGGGCCAGGAGCTGAGAGCACCAGAGGTGCAGCCACTCAAGGGATCAGGCGAGACAAATGGATCAACCATAGCCAATGGCCACTAG
- the LOC117145007 gene encoding organic cation transporter protein codes for MGYDDVITHLGEFGPYQKRIYYLLCLPAIVCAFHKLAGVFLLAKPDFRCALPYENGSAYELSPHLWNLSYPPNERCSYYDVDYTEEYLNGSIPRSTNETKTCSSYVYDRSKYLNSAVTEWDMVCSRSLLSATSDSLFMLGVLLGSFIFGQMSDKLGRKPTFFASLVLQLIFGVLAGVAPEYFSYTISRLIVGATTSGVFLVAYVIALEMVGSSYRLFAGVAMQMFFSVGFMLTAGFAYFIHDWRWLQIALTLPGLLFLCYYWIIPESARWLLMKGRKDEAFVIIGKAAKENKVEVPNEIYEQLVDEVAEKKKQDEMAASQPAATVFDLLRYPNLRRKTLLIFFDWFVNSGVYYGLSWNTNNLGGNQLVNFLISGGVEIPGYVLLLFTLNRWGRRSILCGTMMVAGVSLLATIFVPSDMNWLIIACAMIGKLAITSSYGTIYIFSAEQFPTVVRNVGLGASSMVARVGGILAPYLKLLGEIWRPLPLIICGALSLTAGLLSLLLPETLNKPMPETIEDGENFGKKPAPQEAAEEGGTQELSGMLNGKSS; via the coding sequence ATGGGCTACGACGACGTCATCACCCACCTGGGTGAATTCGGACCGTATCAAAAGCGCATCTACTACCTTCTCTGCCTGCCGGCCATCGTCTGTGCCTTCCACAAGCTGGCCGGGGTGTTCCTGCTGGCCAAACCCGACTTCCGATGCGCCCTGCCATACGAAAATGGCAGTGCCTATGAACTATCGCCCCACCTGTGGAACCTGTCGTATCCGCCGAATGAGAGGTGCTCCTACTACGATGTGGATTACACGGAGGAATACCTGAATGGCAGCATTCCACGGAGCACCAACGAAACCAAGACCTGTTCCAGCTACGTTTACGATCGGAGCAAGTATCTCAATAGTGCCGTGACCGAGTGGGACATGGTCTGCAGCCGAAGCCTGCTGAGTGCCACCAGTGATTCGCTCTTCATGCTGGGCGTGCTCCTGGGCAGCTTCATCTTTGGCCAGATGTCCGACAAGCTGGGACGCAAGCCCACCTTCTTCGCCTCGCTGGTGCTTCAGCTAATCTTCGGCGTTTTGGCTGGCGTGGCACCCGAGTACTTTAGCTACACGATTTCCCGTTTGATTGTGGGCGCCACCACTTCGGGAGTCTTCCTGGTTGCCTATGTCATTGCCCTGGAGATGGTGGGCTCCTCGTATCGCCTCTTTGCCGGCGTGGCCATGCAGATGTTCTTCTCCGTGGGCTTTATGCTCACTGCTGGCTTTGCCTACTTCATCCACGACTGGCGTTGGCTGCAGATTGCTCTAACCTTGCCGGGACTGCTCTTCCTCTGCTACTACTGGATCATTCCGGAATCTGCCCGTTGGCTCTTGATGAAGGGTCGCAAGGATGAGGCCTTTGTGATCATCGGGAAGGCGGCCAAGGAGAACAAGGTGGAGGTGCCCAATGAAATCTACGAGCAGCTGGTGGACGAGGTGGCCGAAAAGAAGAAGCAGGACGAGATGGCCGCCTCCCAACCAGCGGCCACTGTGTTCGATCTCCTGCGCTATCCCAATCTTCGACGGAAAACCCTGCTCATCTTCTTCGATTGGTTTGTGAACAGTGGCGTTTACTACGGCCTGTCGTGGAACACCAACAATCTGGGTGGAAACCAATTGGTTAACTTTTTGATCTCTGGTGGCGTGGAAATTCCCGGCTATGTGCTGCTCCTCTTCACCTTGAACCGTTGGGGTCGTCGCTCCATCCTGTGCGGCACCATGATGGTGGCCGGAGTTAGTCTGCTGGCCACCATCTTCGTGCCGAGCGACATGAATTGGCTGATCATTGCCTGCGCCATGATAGGAAAGCTGGCCATTACCTCGTCGTATGGAACCATCTACATATTCTCGGCGGAACAGTTCCCGACTGTGGTGCGGAATGTGGGTCTGGGAGCCTCCTCCATGGTGGCTCGCGTGGGTGGCATTCTGGCACCCTACCTGAAACTGCTGGGCGAGATCTGGCGACCGCTTCCGCTGATCATCTGCGGAGCACTGTCCCTCACCGCTGGCCTGCTGTCCCTGCTCCTGCCGGAGACCCTTAACAAACCCATGCCGGAGACCATCGAGGATGGGGAGAACTTCGGCAAGAAGCCGGCGCCGCAAGAAGCCGCCGAGGAGGGCGGCACCCAGGAGCTGTCCGGGATGCTCAACGGAAAGTCGAGCTAA
- the LOC117145686 gene encoding uncharacterized protein LOC117145686 — translation MDLPFGTQTPELDVLIVGGGLSGLSSALKILALESTLKVRMIEASDGLGGLMGQNSTRLVDAAQQDMLALLTLIHLSPRRRRSISGRLRRCWDLDRGLTALPAKFELGRYIEMLDLRMPKFRSKRFNLRERVSNMEQHICHHLFFSKSRNFMLNLVQLVCGVPANEVDYDVFMSVCSSCGGLKMLIDFYFTYPTSFDEISTQMLIENILEQLQFIKIILNCRAVRLEHFKNYVQVTDDQGNKHTAQAAILAIPWNKVQKLQFEPRIPKVFLPRTTSRSGQKRRQVISQFQLRYGKSVWTDLGYSGNFLSSQPLVSGHECRMSSFCGYVLHSPEDQDEVLQDVVDLLAEHFGEEMRQPLECQCFTDELNVAQHKPQTKPWHRVIWSSSSAVGTSYRSLMGGAVQSGFRAAVNAVFVVRPQVVSWKDMLVDRPKNGQDVVSAGRIRGLLSRLNLYNVTFYSFFVIGLIWLLNLGYARSI, via the exons ATGGATTTGCCCTTTGGCACACAGACCCCCGAACTAGATGTTCTGATTGTGGGCGGGGGCCTTTCGGGCCTGTCCTCTGCCCTGAAAATCCTGGCCTTGGAGAGCACCCTGAAGGTGAGAATGATTGAGGCTAGCGATGGCTTGGGCGGCCTGATGGGCCAGAATAGCACCCGACTGGTGGATGCAGCGCAGCAGGACATGCTGGCCCTCCTCACCCTCATTCACTTGTCAccgcggcggcggcggagcATCAGTGGCAGACTTCGGAGATGCTGGGATCTGGATCGTGGACTCACAGCTCTGCCGGCCAAATTCGAACTAGGACGATACATCGAGATGCTGGACTTGCGGATGCCCAAGTTTCGCTCGAAACGATTCAA TCTTCGGGAACGAGTGTCCAACATGGAGCAGCACATTTGCCACCATTTGTTCTTCAGCAAGTCGAGGAACTTCATGTTGAACCTGGTGCAGCTGGTCTGCGGTGTTCCTGCCAATGAGGTGGACTACGATGTCTTTATGTCCGTCTGCAGCTCCTGTGGAGGTCTCAAAATGCTGATTGACTT CTACTTCACCTACCCCACAAGCTTCGATGAGATATCCACTCAGATGCTGATAGAGAACATTTTGGAGCAACTGCAGTTCATCAAGATTATCCTAAACTGCAGAGCCGTCAGATTGGAGCACTTTAAGAACTATGTCCAGGTGACGGATGATCAGGGTAACAAGCACACGGCTCAGGCTGCGATCCTGGCCATTCCCTGGAACAAGGTGCAGAAGTTGCAGTTCGAGCCGCGCATACCAAAGGTCTTCCTCCCACGGACGACATCCAGATCTGGCCAAAAGCGCCGCCAGGTGATCAGCCAGTTTCAGTTGCGATACGGCAAGTCCGTTTGGACGGATCTCGGTTACTCCGGCAACTTTCTCAGCTCCCAGCCGCTGGTCAGTGGTCACGAGTGTCGGATGTCCAGCTTTTGCGGCTACGTGCTGCACTCGCCGGAGGATCAGGACGAAGTGCTGCAAGATGTCGTCGATCTGCTGGCCGAACACTTCGGCGAGGAGATGCGCCAGCCACTGGAGTGCCAGTGCTTCACGGACGAGCTGAATGTGGCGCAGCACAAGCCGCAGACCAAGCCCTGGCATCGGGTCATCTGGTCCAGTTCCTCGGCCGTGGGCACCAGCTATCGCAGCCTGATGGGCGGTGCCGTGCAGAGTGGCTTCCGGGCGGCGGTGAATGCCGTCTTTGTGGTGCGACCGCAGGTGGTCAGCTGGAAGGACATGCTCGTCGATCGGCCAAAGAATGGCCAGGATGTTGTCTCCGCCGGCAGAATCAGGGGACTCCTCAGTCGGCTCAATCTCTACAATGTCACCTTCTACAGCTTCTTTGTGATCGGACTCATCTGGCTGCTGAACCTGGGTTATGCCAGGTCAATCTAG
- the LOC117144645 gene encoding organic cation transporter protein produces MTQSKENPEKNRELISEESMKDLLTKQLEVVGSGGAFVWAIFFLCVTPNILNGFHVSSYTLLGHLPDDQWCGIPELQDTNWTHAQKREIAGKGLDSGGCTVWDWNYGHLAEMSYEAALNYTGHLSQISPPAEVSCRVKGQHEFAHPETTFVADWDLTCDRSIQRTSAQVSISLGKFCGSFSFGILADKFGRKTSFTLGAAFFIVGSFFCTFSPWYSLFLAGRFALGAASSGLFYPAFTMIVENICLKHRSWMSIAFSASYPVGMIILAIVGYVIQPWRHLQLALTIPSLLLILNCYLMSESPRWLISNQRYDRVYKILFRQPSHYQIQPAVAAPSQVASDKKSLEPEEGFSLGQKLKNGPLKSIIELYANSRVRRMIFASYFMFCVTSLSYYVTALNAANLSVSRYLYIIGTGLVDIPSYLVPVIMLRFTGRRLTTMFLFLWTGVSLLLVLAVPSGSTTWIVAFAMLGRFGISATYSVVTLYTAELYPTQIRNSALGTCSTFAHVGSISAPYVVDVLGALGWYIPTTICGCCVLVAGLLTLTLPETGTGKLSDKVESSASSTPTEPAEKQ; encoded by the exons ATGACTCAATCCAAGGAGAATCCGGAGAAGAATCGCGAGCTGATCAGCGAGGAAAGCATGAAGGATCTGCTCACCAAGCAGCTGGAAGTGGTGGGCAGTGGCGGGGCATTTGTGTG GGCGATCTTCTTCCTGTGTGTCACCCCCAATATACTGAATGGATTCCATGTGTCATCCTACACGCTGCTGGGCCACCTGCCCGATGACCAGTGGTGCGGCATTCCGGAGCTGCAGGACACCAACTGGACACACGCCCAGAAGCGTGAGATTGCCGGCAAGGGATTGGATTCGGGCGGTTGCACCGTGTGGGACTGGAACTATGGCCACCTGGCCGAGATGTCCTACGAGGCGGCTCTGAACTACACCGGCCATCTGTCGCAGATTTCCCCGCCGGCTGAGGTGTCCTGCCGTGTGAAGGGGCAACATGAGTTCGCCCATCCGGAGACCACCTTCGTTGCGGACTGGGATCTCACCTGCGACCGGAGCATCCAGCGTACCTCCGCCCAGGTTTCCATATCGCTGGGCAAGTTCTGCGGATCCTTCTCCTTTGGTATCCTGGCCGACAA ATTTGGTCGCAAAACCTCATTCACCCTGGGCGCTGCCTTCTTCATTGTGGGCAGCTTCTTCTGTACCTTCTCGCCCTGGTACAGCCTCTTCCTGGCAGGACGCTTCGCTCTGGGAGCAGCCTCCTCTGGTCTGTTCTATCCAGCATTTACCATGA TCGTGGAGAACATCTGCTTGAAGCATCGTTCCTGGATGTCCATTGCCTTCTCAGCCTCCTATCCGGTGGGCATGATCATCCTGGCCATTGTGGGCTACGTCATCCAACCGTGGAGGCATCTGCAACTGGCTCTCACCATTCCCTCGCTGCTGCTCATTCTAAACTGCTA CCTGATGAGTGAGTCACCCCGCTGGCTGATCTCGAACCAAAGATATGATcgcgtctacaagattctCTTCAGACAGCCCAGCCACTACCAAATTCAGCCCGCCGTTGCAGCCCCATCTCAAGTCGCCAGCGATAAGAAGTCG CTCGAGCCCGAAGAGGGATTCTCCTTAGGACAGAAACTCAAGAATGGTCCCCTGAAGTCCATCATCGAGCTGTACGCCAACTCCAGGGTGCGCAGGATGATCTTTGCCTCGTATTTCATGTTCTGCGTCACTTCGCTGAGTTACTATGTGACGG CTCTCAATGCCGCCAATCTGTCGGTGTCCAGATACCTCTACATCATAGGCACCGGTCTGGTGGATATACCCTCCTATCTCGTCCCTGTGATAATGCTGCGCTTCACGGGCCGTCGCCTCACCACCATGTTCCTGTTCCTGTGGACCGGCGTGTCCTTGCTACTGGTGCTTGCTGTTCCCTCCGGCAGCACCACCTGGATCGTGGCCTTCGCCATGCTGGGTCGCTTTGGCATTAGCGCCACCTACTCCGTGGTCACGCTCTACACAGCCGAGCTATATCCCACCCAGATAAGAAACTCGGCATTGGGCACCTGCTCCACCTTCGCCCATGTGGGCTCCATTTCGGCACCGTATGTGGTCGATGTCCTTGGAGCTCTGGGCTGGTACATTCCAACAACGATTTGCGGCTGCTGCGTTCTAGTAGCTGGCCTACTGACTCTCACACTTCCGGAAACGGGAACGGGAAAGCTGTCCGACAAAGTTGAGAGCAGTGCGTCCTCCACTCCGACGGAGCCGGCCGAGAAACAGTGA
- the LOC117144646 gene encoding elastase-1 isoform X3, translating to MPVSFPSPTMKAALDLSPWSWFYWLLHSFFIISVLESCQAVPIVGGSTSKYPFMVSLQDVITGNTTNGVSYQHFCGGSLISDRWILSAAHCVWRKNIHNIAAFIGYENIENIGQLEPYGLESVEYIYFQPSNFRNDIALLYMKRRYWSDFGNGLQYAQLPPHGMKPDQNESCRIIGYGATHHAGPCQKKLFEAEVRVIDNQKCRDIIGHIWAPQNGANTVCALGNNQDSCQGDSGGPLICPYGGKDYIYGLVSHGLTCGIPGMPSIYTVTRPYYDWVQLLMQS from the exons ATGCCAGTGTCTTTTCCAAGCCCAACTATGAAGGCTGCTTTAGATCTCAGCCCGTGGAGTTGGTTTTACTGGCTTCTCCATAGTTTCTTCATTATTTCTGTGCTTGAATCCTGTCAGGCGGTGCCCATTGTCGGAG GCAGCACAAGTAAATATCCGTTCATGGTCTCATTGCAAGATGTAATCACGGGAAATACCACAAATGGAGTTTCTTATCAGCACTTTTGTGGTGGCAGCCTAATAAGCGATCGTTGGATTCTATCCGCAGCTCACTGCGTTTGGAGGAA AAACATTCACAACATTGCTGCCTTTATTGGCTATGAGAACATTGAAAACATTGGGCAGCTGGAGCCATATGGTCTGGAGAGCGTCGAGTATATTTACTTCCAACC ATCCAACTTTCGGAATGATATAGCTCTGCTTTATATGAAACGTCGATACTGGAGTGATTTCGGCAATGGCTTACAATACGCTCAACTTCCGCCACATGGCATGAAACCGGACCAAAATG AATCCTGTCGCATTATTGGCTATGGAGCAACCCATCACGCTGGACCATGTCAGAAGAAACTTTTCGAGGCGGAAGTTCGTGTGATTGATAATCAAAAGTGCCGCGATATTATAGGACACATCTGGGCGCCACAGAACGGGGCCAATACGGTGTGTGCCCTGGGAAACAATCAGGACTCCTGTCAGGGAGATTCAGG CGGGCCGCTAATCTGTCCATATGGCGGCAAGGACTATATCTACGGTCTGGTGTCCCACGGACTCACTTGCGGCATCCCAGGCATGCCAAGCATCTATACAGTGACCAGGCCCTATTACGATTGGGTCCAACTACTGATGCAGTCCTAG
- the LOC117144646 gene encoding elastase-1 isoform X1 — MPVSFPSPTMKAALDLSPWSWFYWLLHSFFIISVLESCQAVPIVGGRIVSSVGSSTSKYPFMVSLQDVITGNTTNGVSYQHFCGGSLISDRWILSAAHCVWRKNIHNIAAFIGYENIENIGQLEPYGLESVEYIYFQPSNFRNDIALLYMKRRYWSDFGNGLQYAQLPPHGMKPDQNESCRIIGYGATHHAGPCQKKLFEAEVRVIDNQKCRDIIGHIWAPQNGANTVCALGNNQDSCQGDSGGPLICPYGGKDYIYGLVSHGLTCGIPGMPSIYTVTRPYYDWVQLLMQS; from the exons ATGCCAGTGTCTTTTCCAAGCCCAACTATGAAGGCTGCTTTAGATCTCAGCCCGTGGAGTTGGTTTTACTGGCTTCTCCATAGTTTCTTCATTATTTCTGTGCTTGAATCCTGTCAGGCGGTGCCCATTGTCGGAGGTCGGATCGTGTCAAGCGTGGGCA GCAGCACAAGTAAATATCCGTTCATGGTCTCATTGCAAGATGTAATCACGGGAAATACCACAAATGGAGTTTCTTATCAGCACTTTTGTGGTGGCAGCCTAATAAGCGATCGTTGGATTCTATCCGCAGCTCACTGCGTTTGGAGGAA AAACATTCACAACATTGCTGCCTTTATTGGCTATGAGAACATTGAAAACATTGGGCAGCTGGAGCCATATGGTCTGGAGAGCGTCGAGTATATTTACTTCCAACC ATCCAACTTTCGGAATGATATAGCTCTGCTTTATATGAAACGTCGATACTGGAGTGATTTCGGCAATGGCTTACAATACGCTCAACTTCCGCCACATGGCATGAAACCGGACCAAAATG AATCCTGTCGCATTATTGGCTATGGAGCAACCCATCACGCTGGACCATGTCAGAAGAAACTTTTCGAGGCGGAAGTTCGTGTGATTGATAATCAAAAGTGCCGCGATATTATAGGACACATCTGGGCGCCACAGAACGGGGCCAATACGGTGTGTGCCCTGGGAAACAATCAGGACTCCTGTCAGGGAGATTCAGG CGGGCCGCTAATCTGTCCATATGGCGGCAAGGACTATATCTACGGTCTGGTGTCCCACGGACTCACTTGCGGCATCCCAGGCATGCCAAGCATCTATACAGTGACCAGGCCCTATTACGATTGGGTCCAACTACTGATGCAGTCCTAG
- the LOC117144646 gene encoding elastase-1 isoform X2 — MPVSFPSPTMKAALDLSPWSWFYWLLHSFFIISVLESCQAVPIVGGRIVSSVGSTSKYPFMVSLQDVITGNTTNGVSYQHFCGGSLISDRWILSAAHCVWRKNIHNIAAFIGYENIENIGQLEPYGLESVEYIYFQPSNFRNDIALLYMKRRYWSDFGNGLQYAQLPPHGMKPDQNESCRIIGYGATHHAGPCQKKLFEAEVRVIDNQKCRDIIGHIWAPQNGANTVCALGNNQDSCQGDSGGPLICPYGGKDYIYGLVSHGLTCGIPGMPSIYTVTRPYYDWVQLLMQS, encoded by the exons ATGCCAGTGTCTTTTCCAAGCCCAACTATGAAGGCTGCTTTAGATCTCAGCCCGTGGAGTTGGTTTTACTGGCTTCTCCATAGTTTCTTCATTATTTCTGTGCTTGAATCCTGTCAGGCGGTGCCCATTGTCGGAGGTCGGATCGTGTCAAGCGTGG GCAGCACAAGTAAATATCCGTTCATGGTCTCATTGCAAGATGTAATCACGGGAAATACCACAAATGGAGTTTCTTATCAGCACTTTTGTGGTGGCAGCCTAATAAGCGATCGTTGGATTCTATCCGCAGCTCACTGCGTTTGGAGGAA AAACATTCACAACATTGCTGCCTTTATTGGCTATGAGAACATTGAAAACATTGGGCAGCTGGAGCCATATGGTCTGGAGAGCGTCGAGTATATTTACTTCCAACC ATCCAACTTTCGGAATGATATAGCTCTGCTTTATATGAAACGTCGATACTGGAGTGATTTCGGCAATGGCTTACAATACGCTCAACTTCCGCCACATGGCATGAAACCGGACCAAAATG AATCCTGTCGCATTATTGGCTATGGAGCAACCCATCACGCTGGACCATGTCAGAAGAAACTTTTCGAGGCGGAAGTTCGTGTGATTGATAATCAAAAGTGCCGCGATATTATAGGACACATCTGGGCGCCACAGAACGGGGCCAATACGGTGTGTGCCCTGGGAAACAATCAGGACTCCTGTCAGGGAGATTCAGG CGGGCCGCTAATCTGTCCATATGGCGGCAAGGACTATATCTACGGTCTGGTGTCCCACGGACTCACTTGCGGCATCCCAGGCATGCCAAGCATCTATACAGTGACCAGGCCCTATTACGATTGGGTCCAACTACTGATGCAGTCCTAG
- the LOC117144430 gene encoding uridine-cytidine kinase isoform X2 codes for MQDLRNADTLRLPNGDGAAANDEVKSPFLIGVAGGTASGKSTVCKKIMEQLGQAEMDHTQRQVVSISQDSFYRELTPAEKAKAQKGLFNFDHPDAFNEELMYSTLQNILKGHKVEIPSYDYRTNSLDFENVLVIYPADVVLFEGILVFYFPKIRELFHMKLFVDTDSDTRLARRVPRDINERGRDLDAVLTQYMTFVKPAFEEFCSPTKKFADVIIPRGADNTVAIDLIVHHIGEILATTNSAQHSNTVRVAASSMKRDH; via the exons ATGCAAGATTTGAGGAACGCCGACACGCTACGACTGCCAAATGGCGACGGAGCAGCAGCCAACGACGAGGTCAAGTCGCCGTTTCTGATCGGCGTGGCCGGCGGAACGGCCAGCGGCAAGTCCACCGTGTGCAAAAAGATCATGGAGCAACTTGGGCAGGCGGAAATGGATCACACGCAGCGCCAGGTGGTGTCCATCAGCCAGGACAGCTTCTACCGTGAACTGACGCCCGCCGAAAAGGCCAAGGCCCAGAAGGGCCTCTTCAACTTTGATCATCCGGATGCCTTCAATGAGGAGCTCATGTACAGCACGCTTCAGAACATCCTAAAGGGCCACAAAGTGGAGATACCCAGTTACGACTACCGCACCAACTCGCT CGACTTTGAAAACGTTCTGGTTATCTACCCAGCCGACGTGGTCTTGTTCGAGGGCATCTTGGTATTTTACTTCCCCAAGATACGCGAACTGTTCCACATGAAGCTGTTCGTGGACACAGACTCCGATACCAGATTGGCCAGGAGAG TGCCACGTGATATCAATGAGCGTGGTCGGGACTTGGATGCTGTGCTCACCCAGTATATGACCTTCGTGAAGCCGGCTTTCGAGGAGTTCTGCTCGCCC ACGAAAAAGTTTGCTGACGTTATTATACCACGAGGCGCCGACAACACAG TTGCCATTGATCTTATTGTACACCATATCGGGGAGATTCTCGCCACTACCAACAGCGCACAGCACAGCAACACAGTCAGGGTAGCGGCGTCTAGCATGAAGCGAGATCACTAA